Proteins encoded by one window of Lycium barbarum isolate Lr01 chromosome 11, ASM1917538v2, whole genome shotgun sequence:
- the LOC132619862 gene encoding uncharacterized protein LOC132619862 has protein sequence MRVNKQAIIKFSIGKYQDEIFCDVVPMQACHLLLGRPWQFDVDAQHSKRTNKYSFVVKGEKYILNPLTPYQVSEDYRVTRELREKYQREEKEKSESETLLAISGEETSQDGFKKSISTLPSSISSLLQEYETLFPEEMPDGLPPLRGIEHQIDFVLDTQIPNKPAYRSNPEEIKESQRQVDGLLKKGLVKESLSPCAVLVILVPKKDGT, from the exons AAGTACCAAGATGAGATTTTTTGTGATGTGGTACCCATGCAAGCTTGCCATTTATTGCTTGGAAgaccttggcaatttgatgttgATGCCCAACATAGTAAGAGGACTAACAAGTACTCATTTGTGGTCAAGGGGGAGAAGTACATTCTTAACCCACTAACCCCTTACCAAGTGAGTGAGGATTATAGAGTGACGAGGGAGCTTCGGGAGAAGTATCAAAGGGAAGAAAAGGAGAAGAGTGAGAGTGAGACTTTGTTGGCCATAAGTGGAGAGGAAACATCTCAAGATGGTTTCAAGAAAT CTATTAGCACTTTGCCTAGTAGCatatcttctcttttgcaggaatatgaAACATTGTTCCCGGAAGAAATGCCCGATGGCTTACCTCCCTTGAGAGGTATTGAGCACCAAATCGACTTTGTACTGGATacccaaattcccaacaaacCAGCTTATAGGAGCAATCCAGAAGAAATAAAAGAATCGCAAAGGCAAGTGGATGGCCTTCTTAAAAAGGGGCTAGTAAAGGAGAGTCTTAGCCCGTGTGCCGTTCTGGTGATTCTTGTTCCAAAGAAAGATGGCACTTAG